From the Limanda limanda chromosome 7, fLimLim1.1, whole genome shotgun sequence genome, the window tttgtggttaTTACATTATTCTCACAACATGAAAACACCAACTCACTATGATGCGGTTCACAGACGAGACTATAGAAATATCTTGATCTTATAATTTACTTGATAACTTTTTGTATGCGTTCAAATGATTTTGCTTTTGTGTCTATTGCTTGTAAACTATTTTCTTGCATCTCCAAGAAAGAGAATAAAGTTCAATCTCTAACTCTATTGGTCCACctcattttatatatttctccGTACACACCCATACTGTCACATTTTAGATATCCTCATTTCTTTCCAACAGTATCAGTGTGGTAATGAATGATATCATCACTGAACAGTTAAACAGCTGTAAAGACAACATTATGAGACTATCAGAGATGTCAGGACAGATGTGGTTTCGATTTGTAGGTgaggatttttttctctcttaatCTTTAACTCTTTACAAATAATGACTTGTTTTAGTTCTGCACTCCTGTTAATGTGTTAAGTTCATTGACCACATCTGCTTCAATTTCAAATGCTGTGAACCAAACCAGAAAGTCAATCATCAATctatcaaatttgatttgtatagcccatattcacaaattacaatttttcTTATAGGCTTTAACaaagtgtgacatcctctgtccttaaccctcaacaagagtaaggaaaaccCCTATTAACAGGCAAAGAAAAACTTcaaagagagccacatgtgagtgatccctctcccaggacggacagatgtGCAATAGATGCTGTATGTAGCTCAATACAATTACAAATATTATGACTAATTAGAAGAAATGTTTGTTTCATAATAGAGAAGTGTGTAAGTATTTATGCATGTGAAAAtgtctgatggagatgaagggagcagcattGACAAATGAAATGGAGGAGTTATTTCCAGTAATACGTGAGTGGGCACATTGTAAGttaagcagtcttgttgtaatcatagtccatggtaAGCCGGCACCACACTCCACCACCACAATCACAATCCATCACTAGACTATCCACCATCACGATCCACCAGTACCATCACAATCCATCACGACTATCCATGTTCAGGATCCTCCATCACGATCCACAATCCTCTATCACAATCCAagatcagctgccaccatgatCACGATCCTTGATTCGCCATGGATCTTCAAAGTAGGTTATCATGACTGGATAATGTAACATAGTTACttgttttaacttcattaaaaaaacatttcaaacaataaATTATCATTAATTAAACAACTTGTACAACGTAACTTTGTGAGTTGAAACAAAGCTTATCTTGAAGTTGAGTTAACCCTGTTAATTTTTACAGTGTATTTCTCAAGATAGCTTCAAGATCACATTTATTTGCCTTCGATAACTCGGTTACATGAAGTTGAAATTATTTGACTAAATGTGGCATTGGGAGTGTGTAATTTAAGACTGAAATGgaagcaaaaagaaaaccagTGCCTTTGGAAACTCGAATTTCCTGTTAACatacaagaaaacaaaatgttacaaACAACGACCATGCACATTGTTGGTATGTATGATCTTTTGGAAGTGCAAACATTTGACAGCAATAATTGCTCTTTAGTAGTGCACCCTCCTCATGTGGCTCCCACAAACCATTTCATTTATACTTTAATTATCTTTTACATCACCCTTTAATATCACCTACAGACAAGGGGTTCAGCTGTGTCATTACGAGTTTGTCTGGTTTCCGTGAGAGTACAGCTCACGATCTTTGGTCATCATCAATCCTCAGACAGATTGCAAATTATCTGCTCCCAAAAGACCGGTGTGGTTCAAGGTTCAACTCATGCAGATCTCATTTGTATGAGGATGTAGAATTTTAGCATTAACCAAAGATATCCggttgaattaattaatttgtttgtatttgcttgagaccacacacaacctcacagccTCGACTTTACTTCGTCCTTGTCATCCATACACCATCCCTACGGCAACACTTgaattcaaaatgaaacttaTCTTACAAAGGCAATTTCATTATAATGACTGATTTAACAGTTGTGAGTTGTTAAAGCCATTATTAATTACAAGCACATGATCTGAAGCATATGGTGCAAGTGTATGTAGGTTGTGTCCATGTGATGTGGATTTTTAGCAGAACATGCAATAAGCCAAAGTCCCATTCCCTTTAAAACCCACCTTGTACCTTGGTGGAGTGcaatcaaatgttaaaatagGGAATGTGTCAGATGGTAAGAGACAACGCTTCTTTGCTGAAGAAACACGTGTGtatacacatatgtatataCCATTTGTCATATACTCAGCATAGAGGCAACTTGCTTGCTCATAATTATCACTCACCTCATTGTGTAGCCATCACAGGGGTTAGTGCAGCTCAGATACTGTTTGCATACCAATCTGTGAGCTGCATGGAAATAAAGACTGGGGGTTTGCCAATACAAGCCACACATTGCTTATTAAAAGCAGAGGCTGAATCCCTTAAGAGATCACAGCAGATGGATGAATGATCCCTACAACCatgaaacattttctcttttgtgtgtgtctgctgggcTCTCTTCTACGCGCCTCCTCGACTCAGTGCACTGTCCCAGCCTCGGAGTTTCAGCTGGAAGGAGACTATCTGATAGGTGGACTTTTTGATATTCATCATGTCAGCGAGCCTGTACATCAAGTCAGACCAGAGGCCATCGACTGCTCCAGGTGAGTTTTTATTATACATTTGCATGGATATTTTATGAAGTGGAAAGTATAAGATCAGGTCTTAGTGTAACGGATTATACTTGAATGTAAAGCCAGTTACTAAAGCTCCATAAGACATTTCCCTTCTCACTCACTCCAGTTAATTGTACATGATCAAGTTGACTGTGTAACATCTGATCTCGATCCTTGTACCATGAAATACCTAATTTCTCTTCATGTAAACATATCAGTGTTGACGTCTGAAGACTTAATGTTGATTTAAAGTTGGTCCTGCTCTCCTGTTGTCTTTTCTCTGTCCACAGTCAACCCTTCATTGTGTCCAGTTATCGGAGGTTTCAGATGATGAGATACGCTGTGGAGCAAATCAATAACTCCACCAACCTGCTGCCTAATGTGTCTCTTGGTTATGAGATTTTTGACCACTGCTCGGAGTTTCAGAATTTCCCAGGAATTTTCAAACTCATCTCATTCAATGGCTCAATTGAAGTCTTGGATGAAAAACATAAGAATATGTTCAAAATGACTAAGATGATAGGAGTGGTCGGCCCCTTCACAAGCACAGAGACAGTAACTGTCGCCCAACTGTTCATGACGGATCTCATCCCTATGGTAAatctttcctctttttaaatatttttcccTCATACAATGTCAATTAATTTACATTCTGACTTAATTATGACATTGTGAATTTATTTGCTCTTTATTGCCAATGAAAATATTATCAATTTCTCTATTACTCTTCTAACAGGTCAACTATGGAGCTTCCAgctctgcgttttcagagaaagaaaaatatccCTCGTTCCTACGAACAGCGCAATCCAATGAAGAAATCATAGAAGTGATTGTCAGCATCCTACTGCACTTCAAATGGACGTGGGTTGCTTTCCTCAACAGTGGTGACGACTTTGGAATTGATGGCCTGACGTTGTTCATAAAGAGGATTAAAGACACTGAGATCTGCTTGCCATTCACAAAAATGCTCACTGACGAAACTAATCACTCCCAAATGTTCAAACAGATAGACCTACAGAGGATACACATCATTGTAGTCTATGCTAATAAGTTGACCGCCGAAGATCTCATTAGATCAGCAATACGACTGAATGTCACCAACAAGGTGTGGATAGCAGGGGACACCTGGTCCTTAAACGAGATGCTTCCCAAGGAGAAAGGAATCCACAATATTGGAACTGTGCTCGGCGTGTCTCAGTCAGTAGTGACCGTACCTGGTTTCAGTGATTTTATCCATTCTTCCAAAAGCAGGATTCAATGTGGTAATGCAAAACAACTGACGTTGTGTAATCAGGTTTGCAACTGTGACAATCTGACTGCAGAGGAACTCATTTCAACGGACCCATCCTTCTCTTTTGCTGTGTATTGTGCTGTGCATGCTCTTGCCAACGCCTTACACAATGCCTTACAATGTGAAGCTGGTCAATGTAATGACAATATTACACTGTCCCCTTACATGGTGAGTATAAAAATGATTAGAGGgtttatatttgatattttatgaTGATAGCACCTGTAGATAAGTTGACCATGATCCAAAATACTTGTCTCACGTGTTTTATTACATACACATCATATACAATCCACTTTACAACCACCAGAAGCAGTAACACTCCTCTGAACTTTGTGTGTCCACATCAGGTTCTAGCAGAGCTGAAGAAGTCAAACTTTGTGCTTATGAATCAAACTATTCGGTTTGATCAAAATGGCAACCCCAGGTTTGGATCCTATACTATAGTTTTCTGGAACCAGAGTGGTGACGCCCAGAAGATCGGCTTTTACGATTTTTACCCATCGGTCCATCATTTTATTAACAGTACCAAAGTAAAGTGGTACTCAGGTGAAGAAGTAAGTCAGGTTTTTTCCCTAATCATTTGTAGTATAATACAATATGTCAAGACTTTGTGTACAGTATGTTGTTTGAGAAAATTGTGCACATATTAAACGTCATTGGAAAGAGCAGACAAACTGTTATCACAAACAGATGGTGGTACGACACAGCGGCATACGAGGGAATAATTACTCAGTGTCTAAAAAggattttcatattttacaaaacatGTCAAGATTTTTCAAAGCTGCATATGAAGACCGTTGTAAGTGAAAACTGTATTTTCTTATCTTAAATGACTTTCTGCTGAACAATACAGGTGCCTACTTCACAGTGTAACCCACCATGTGAAGTGGGATATGCAAAACAGCAAGATGGAATCCACAAATGTTGCTTCACATGTCAACTCTGTCGGAATGGAACTTATGTCAACAGCACAGGTAAATTATTATGGCGGAAAATAAGGAacaattctaaaaaaaacactaccgccattttattttgataagatGAGTCCTGTCATTTGGAAAGctgttttcacaaaaaaaaaaacaccagttaAGTAAATCagcaaatgtatatatataaggcACATTAGTGAACAGTTATAAAgctaattcagtttcatttaatgGAAAACATGGATTAAAgctcttcattgcagataaccCAGGTAAGATGATCACAGGGTTTTCTCACGTAACTCTGCATTATAGTCTGTTTATATAAAGCTTTGAACACAACATCCAACACACTGACAATAAAAGTGAAtgtatattattttcattaacatTCCTAACAGACGGGTTTAGAGCAGGCACTGCAGTGGTGGTTTATGAAAGCTGAAGAGAGTAAAACTGCTTCCTCTATTGTCTGATTATCTTtccaaaactttatttacaaatcatccctctctcttgtCTAACAGAGGATCCCTACAAGTGCATGGACTGTAAGGAGACAGAGTGGTCTGCAGAAGGAAGCACCTCATGCACCCTGCGGCTGGTGGAGTACATCCCATTCACAGACAGTGGGGCTATACTGATCATGTTCGGGGCCTCGGCCTTGGTGGGCCTCTCACTCGCCATGTCTGGTCTCTTTGCTGTGAACTACAACACCCCTGTTGTCAGATCTGCTGGGGGACCCATGTGCTTCCTAATCTTAGGCTGCCTCAGTCTGTGTAGTCTCagtatttacttttactttggcAAGCCAACTCTTTCTTATTGTATCTTGAGGTTCTTACCGTTCTCCTTGTTCTACACTGTTTGTTTGGCATGTTTTGTTGTGCGCTCGTTTCAAATTGTTTGCGTTTTCAAAATGGCTGCCAAGTTTCCCAAGCTGCACAGCTGGTGGATGAAGTATCATGGACAGTGGCTGGTCATCACTGTGGCATTTGTCACTCAAGCACTGTTAATAACAATTGGCTATTCTAACGCTCCCCCCAGGCCCTACAATGAAACTGTATGGTACCCAGATAAAATCATACTCAGTTGTGACTTCAGTCTGGAATCCGTCTCTGGTCCTGTATCTTTACTTGTATGTCTGTGCACTCTTTGCTTTATTTTCTCCTACATGGGGAAAGACCTCCCCAAAAATTACAACGAGGCCAAAGCGATAAcgttctgtctgctgctgctgatcctcACCTGGATCATCTTTGTCACTGCATACCTGCTTTACAGGGGAAGATACATCCAAACTCTTAACGCTGTGGCAGTGCTCTCCAGTCTCTACTCCTTTCTGTTTTGGTACTTCCTGCCAAAATGTTACATCATCATTTTCCAAcccaagaaaaacacacagcagtacTTCCAAGGTCTCATTCAGAACTATACCAAAACTATGAGCCAATAGCTGCTTACTGTAATATCTGATGGACCAGATGTGCGTCAGGCTTCTAAATATTTTAACATCTGAAGTCTCCAAAAATTTGATGTACTACAATATTACACAAAACTCATACAACTGATTCTTGCATAATCATTCAATCTTCCAGCGCAGTATCAGACTCTGACATATTCAACCATCTGTGCATTTTCTACAGTTTCACATCtcttgtttcctttgtgttcTCACCTACGAGAAAttctaaacacacattttgaaatatCATTAGGTTTTATGACATGTAGCTAACTCAATTGAAATTTATTGTACACGTTTGCATTTAcaacagaaatagaaaaatgtaaaaaaataaataaatggaattttttttcttttcagcttcATTTTTTTGTGGTTATTACATTATTCtcacaacatgaaaacacaaactcactaTGATGCTGTTCACAGACGAGACTACAGACATATCTTGAATTTACCTGGGAATTTTTGTTAATGCATTCAAATGATTCTGCTTTTGTGTCTATTGcttgtaatatatattttctttcatctccaataaagaaaataaagtccAATCTCTAACTCTATTGGTCCACCTCATTTTATAATTTCTACGAACACAACCATACTGTCACATTTTAGATATCCTCATTTCCTTGAACACGATCATTGCTTCGCCATCCTTCGTCAAAGTAGGTTTTCACGAATGGATAATATAACATAGTTACTTTTTttaacttcattaaaaaaacatttcaaacaataaATTCTCATTAATTAAACAACTTGTACAACGTAACTTTGTGAGTTGAAACAAAGCTTATCTTGAAGTTGAGTTAACCTTGAtcatttttacagtgtatttATCAAGATAGCTTCAAGATCACATTAATTTGCCTTTGATAACTCGGTTACATGAAGTTGAAATTATTTTACTATATGTGGCATATTGGGAGTTTGTAATTTAAGACTGAGATGGAAACAAAAAGTAAACCAGTGCCTTTGGAAACTCGAATTTCCTGTTAACatacaagaaaacaaaatgttacaaACAATGACCATGAACATTGTTGGTATGTATGATCTTTTGGAAGTGCAAACATTTGACAGCAATAATTGCTCTTTAGTAGTTCACCCACCTCATGTGGCCCCCACAAaccattttatttatactttaattATCTTTTACATCACCCTTTAATATCACCTACAGACAAGGGGTTCAGCTGTGTCATTACGAGTTTGTCTGGTTTCCGTGAGAGTACAGCTCACGATCTTTGGTCATCATCAATCCTCAGACAGATTGCAAATTATCTGCTCCCAAAAGACCGGTGTGGTCCAAGGTTCAACTCATGCAGATCTCATTTGTATGAGGATGTAGAATTTTAGCATTAACCAAAGATATCCggttgaattaattaatttgtttgtatttgcttGAGAccacacacagcctcacagcCTCGTCTTTACTTCATCCCTGTCATCCATACACCATCCCTATGGCAACACTTGAATTCAATATGAATCTTAACTTACAAAAGCATTTTACTTTACAATGACTGATTTGACAGTTGTGACTAGTTAAAGCCATTATTAATTACAGGCACATGATTTGAAGCATATGGTGCAAGTGTATGTAGGTTGAGTCCATGTGATGTGGGTTTTTAGCAGAACTTTCAATAAGCCAAAGTCTTGTACCTTGGTGGAGTgcaattcaaatgttaaaatggGGAATGTGTCAGATGGTAGGAGACAACGCTTCTTTGCTGAAGAAACAAGTGCACTTGTgtacaaagtaaaaagaaatgCATGCTTCAAAATGGCAATGTGCCAACAATCCACTGACCACAGATTTTTAGACCAACACACCCATGGGTGCTCAGATAGGTGAAAGAGCATTTTCTGTTTAAATTAAGGGGCCGCTGGATGAGAAACTGACAACTGCATCAGTGTGAAACTAGCAAAAACACAATTGTTGCAACAGGTGTAAGACAAGGCCCTAAAGTAAAAGGTCAACGTTGACTTATATACTGCAATCCTGATGTAATAGAAAAAGTTACAgttaaaatgtaaagattttTAGCTTCTATGCACAAGGAGAAATTATTTAATCAGACGTACCACAAAACTGCAAGGTCCATagatcgcccccccccccctaaaagtATCAAGGAATTAACTTTTCCTAAACCTAACAAAATCATTCTGTGCTTaaacctgtgtgttttattaccatgacaacttgtgtgtgtgtctttgtgtatacacatatgtatataCCATTTGTCATATACTCAGCATATATGTAGGCAACTTGCTTGCTCATAATTATCGCTCACCTCATTGTGTAGCCATCACAGGGGTTAGTGCAGCTCAGATACTGTTTGCATACCAATCTGGGAGCTACATGGAAATAAAGACTGGGGGTTTGCCATTACAAGCCACACATTGCTTATTAAAAGCAGAGGCTGAATCCCTTAAGAGATCACAGCAGATGGATGAATGATCCCTACAACCatgaaacattttctcttttctttgtgtctgcTGGGCTCTCTTCTACCCGCCTCCTCGACTCAGTGCACTGTCCCAGCCTCGGAGTTTCAGCTGGAAGGAGACTATCTGTTAGGTGGACTTTTTGATATTCATCATATCAGCGACCCTGTACATCAAGTCAGACCAGAGGCCATCGACTGCTCCAGGTGAGTTTTTATTATACATTTGCATGGATATTTTATGAAGTTGAAAGTATAAGATCAGGTCCTAGTGTAATGGATTATACTCAAATGTAAAGCCAGTTAGTAAAGCTCCATAAGACATTTCCCTTCTCACTCACTCCAGTTAATTGAACATGATCAAGTTGACTGTGTAACATCTGATCTCAATCCTTGTACCATGAAATACCTAATTTTTCTTCATGTAAACATATCAGTGTTGACGTCTGATGACTTAATGTTGATTTAAAGTTGGTCCTGCTCTCCTGTTGTCTTTCCTCTGTCCACAGTCAACCCTTCATTGTGTCCAGTTATCGGAGGTTTCAGATGATGAGATACGCTGTGGAGCAAATCAATAACTCCACCAACCTGCTGCCTAATGTGTCTCTTGGTTATGAGATTTTTGACCACTGCTCGGAATTTCAGTATTTCCCAGGAATTTTCAAACTCATCTCATTCAATGGCTCAATCGAAGTCTTGGATGAAAAACATAAGAATATGTTCAAAATGACTAAGATGATAGGAGTGGTCGGCCCCTACTCAAGCACTGAGACAGTAACTATCGCCCAACTGTTCATGACGGATCTCATCCCTATGGTGAGTGTGTcctctttttaaatatttttcccTCGTACAATGTCAATTAATTTACATTCTGACTTATTCATGACATTGTGAatttatttgttctttattGCCAATGAAAATATTGTCAATTTCTATATTACTCTTCTAACAGGTCAACTATGGAGCTTCCAGCTCTGAGTTTTCAGAGAAAGCGAAATATCCCTCGTTCCTACGAACAGTGCATTCCAACGGAGAAATCATAGAAGTGATTGTCAGCATCCTACTGCACTTCAAATGGACGTGGGTTGCTTTCCTCAACAGTGACGACGACTTTGGCTTTGATGGCCTGAGGTTGTTCATAAAGAGGATTAAAGACACTGAGATCTGCTTGCCGTTCACCAAAACGCTCACTGACGAAACGAATCACTCCCAAATGTTCAAACAGATAGACCTACAGAGGATACACATCATTGTTGCCTATGCTACTAAGTTGACCGCTGGAGATCTCATTAGATCAGCAATACGACTAAATGTCACCAACAAGGTGTGGATAGCAGGGGACACCTGGTCCTTAAACAAGATTCTTCCCAAGGAAAAAGGAATCCACAATATTGGAACTGTGCTCGGCGTGTCTCAGTCAGTAGTGACAGTACCTGGTTTCAGTGATTTTATCCATTCTTCCAAAAGCAGGATTCAATGTGGTAATGCAAAACAACCGACGTTGTGTAATCAGGTTTGCAACTGTGACAATCTGACTGCAGAGGAACTCATTTCTGCGGACCCATCCTTCTCTTTTGCTGTGTATTGTGCTGTGCATGCTCTTGCCAACGCCTTACACAATGCCTTACAATGTGAAGCTGGTCAATGTAATGACAATATTACACTGTCCCCTTACATGGTGAGTTTAAAAATGATGAGAGGGTTTATATTAGATTTTTTATGATGATAGCACCTGTAGATAAGTTGACCATAATCCAATATACTTGTCTCACGTGTGTTTTATTACATACACATCATATACAACCCACTTTACAACTACCAGAAGTAGTAACGCTCCTCTGAACTTTGTATGTCCACATCAGGTTCTAGCAGAGCTGAAGAAGTCAAACTTTGTGCTTATGAATCAAACTATTCGGTTTGATCAAAATGGCAACCCCAGGTTTGGATCCTATTCTATAGTTTTCTGGAACCAGAGTGGTGATGCCCAGAAGATCGGCTTTTACGATTTTTACCCATCGGTCCATTATTTTATTAACGGTACCAAAGTAAAGTGGTACTCAGGTGAAGAAGTAAGTCATGTTTTTTCCCTAATCATTTGTAGTATAATACAATATGTCAAGGATTTGTGTACAGTATGTTGTTTGAGAAAGTTGTGCACATATTAAACGGCAGTGGAAAGAGCAGACAAACTGTTATCACAAACAGATGGTGGTACGACACGGCGGCATACAAGGGAAAATTACTCAGTGTCTAAAAAGGATGTTCCCATTTTAtgtcaaaatattaaaaagctgCATATAAAGACTGTTGCAAGTGCAAATTTCATCCTTAATGGTATTTTCTTATCTTAAATTACTTTGCCCCTGAACAATTCAGGTGCCTACTTCACAGTGTAGCCCACCATGTGACGTGGGATATGCAAAATGGCAAGATGGAATCCACAAATGCTGCTTCACATGTCAACTCTGTCGGAATGGAACTTATGTCAACAGCACAGGTAAATTATTATGGAGGAAAATAAGGAACATTTCTCAAGAAAACACTACTGcgattttatttttgataagaTGAGTCCTGTCATTTGGAAAGCTGTTTCACATTCAGACACCTACAAGCTTCCATTTTCACTCTGACCCCTGAACGTGGCCGATGAATCCAGAGCTTTTTGGGTGAAATGAATTGGTTTTGGTTTAAAGATAAACTGTTGTCTTCAGCTGCACGTTGAACCCGTTCTATCAATGCAATGTACTCTTCTTAAACTTTTcagacatatttatatataaaaattgaagcaaatttaaattaatagaaTATCGTCATGACAGAACATCTACCTGCTAATACCATAAACGTCTGTTTGTATGTGGAACGCATATCTCCTGAGCCGTTCCTTTAAGAAGCTTCATAATAAGCATCTGTATTGTTTGTGGCCCAGGAAAGTGCAGTGACAATTTTGGTGGGATTAATACATatgatatgttcaatattaataacatttaaataaacaggggACCAGCGCTCGTTAGCAATCAGTGGGGGCGACAATATCGCCGCCAGATCAATTTGATAATAAACTAAATTCACCATTTCGGACTGACAGACATTCACAGGTGCTGATCTCCTATATGGCAATAACAATCATAGAACCACTTCCTCTTTGGCaagtcttcaaagtaaaattaTATGTTTTGTTGCAGTATTGCTTGATACTGAGCAGAATTACAGAGCTGTGACCTTTGGTGTGAAGATTGTGTTGACTTTtgaaatagccgacatgcaTGAAAAAAACACCAGTTAAGTAAatcaacaaatataaatatataaagcatATAAGTGAACAATTATAAAgctaattcagtttaatttaatgaaaaacatggaTTGAAGGTCTTTATTGCAGATAACCCAGATAATCACTCTGCATTATAGTCTGTTTATCAAAAAAGCTCTGTATACAACatctaacacacaaacaataaaagtgaCTGTATATtatagaactgtttgaggaggactcactaatgacaaggaataattctggaGTAGCTTCGAAggattaacacaggacaagagaacagatcATTCCAAACAGAagggtttagaacaggcactgcagtGGTGGATTATGAAAGCTGAAGAGAGTAAAACTGCTTCCTCCGTTGTCTGATTATCTTTTCAAAACTTTATTAACAAATCGTCCCTCTCTCTTGTTTAACAGAGGATCCCTACAAGTGCATGGACTGTAAGGAGACAGAGTGGTCTGCAGAAGGAAGCACCTCATGCACCCTGCGGCTGGTGGAGTACATCCCATTCACAGACAGTGGGGCTATACTGATCATGTTCGGGGCCTCGGCCTTGGTGGGCCTCTCACTCGCCATGTCTGGTCTCTTTGCCGTGAACTACAACACCCCTGTTGTCAGATCTGCTGGGGGACCCATGTGCTTCCTAATCTTAGGCTGCCTCAGTCTGTGTAGTCTCagtatttacttttactttggcAAACCAACTCTTTCTTATTGTATCTTGAGGTTCTTACCGTTCTCCTTGTTCTACACTGTTTGTTTGGCATGTTTTGTTGTGCGCTCGTTTCAAATTGTTTGCGTTTTCAAAATGGCTGCCAAGTTTCCCAAGCTGCACAGCTGGTGGATGAAGTATCATGGACAGTGGCTGGTCATCACTGTGGCATTTGTCACTCAGGCACTGTTAATAACAATTGGCTATTCTAACGCTCCCCCCAGGCCCTACAATGAAACCGTATGGTACCCAGATAAAATCATACTCAGTTGTGACTTCAGTCTGGAATGCGTCTCTGGTCCTGTATCTTTACTTCTATGTCTGTGCTGTCTTTGCTTTATTTTCTCCTACATGGGTAAAGACCTCCCCAAAAATTACAACGAGGCCAAAGCGATAAcgttctgtctgctgctgctgatcctcACCTGGATCATCTTTGCCACTGGATACATTCTTTATAGGGGAAGATACATCCAAACTCTTAATGCTGTGGCAGTGCTCTCCAGTCTCTACTCCTTTCTGTTGTGGTACTTCCTGCCAAAATGTTACATCATCATTTTCCAAcccaagaaaaacacacagcagtacTTCCAAGGTCTCATTCAGAACTATACCAAAACTATTAGCCAGTAGCTGCTTACTGTAATATCTGATGGACCATATGTGCTTCAGGTCCTCTAAATATTTTAACATCTGAAGTCTCCAAAAATGTTGATG encodes:
- the LOC133005049 gene encoding taste receptor type 1 member 1-like; translated protein: MKHFLFCVCLLGSLLRASSTQCTVPASEFQLEGDYLIGGLFDIHHVSEPVHQVRPEAIDCSSQPFIVSSYRRFQMMRYAVEQINNSTNLLPNVSLGYEIFDHCSEFQNFPGIFKLISFNGSIEVLDEKHKNMFKMTKMIGVVGPFTSTETVTVAQLFMTDLIPMVNYGASSSAFSEKEKYPSFLRTAQSNEEIIEVIVSILLHFKWTWVAFLNSGDDFGIDGLTLFIKRIKDTEICLPFTKMLTDETNHSQMFKQIDLQRIHIIVVYANKLTAEDLIRSAIRLNVTNKVWIAGDTWSLNEMLPKEKGIHNIGTVLGVSQSVVTVPGFSDFIHSSKSRIQCGNAKQLTLCNQVCNCDNLTAEELISTDPSFSFAVYCAVHALANALHNALQCEAGQCNDNITLSPYMVLAELKKSNFVLMNQTIRFDQNGNPRFGSYTIVFWNQSGDAQKIGFYDFYPSVHHFINSTKVKWYSGEEVPTSQCNPPCEVGYAKQQDGIHKCCFTCQLCRNGTYVNSTEDPYKCMDCKETEWSAEGSTSCTLRLVEYIPFTDSGAILIMFGASALVGLSLAMSGLFAVNYNTPVVRSAGGPMCFLILGCLSLCSLSIYFYFGKPTLSYCILRFLPFSLFYTVCLACFVVRSFQIVCVFKMAAKFPKLHSWWMKYHGQWLVITVAFVTQALLITIGYSNAPPRPYNETVWYPDKIILSCDFSLESVSGPVSLLVCLCTLCFIFSYMGKDLPKNYNEAKAITFCLLLLILTWIIFVTAYLLYRGRYIQTLNAVAVLSSLYSFLFWYFLPKCYIIIFQPKKNTQQYFQGLIQNYTKTMSQ
- the LOC133005689 gene encoding taste receptor type 1 member 1-like, with protein sequence MKHFLFSLCLLGSLLPASSTQCTVPASEFQLEGDYLLGGLFDIHHISDPVHQVRPEAIDCSSQPFIVSSYRRFQMMRYAVEQINNSTNLLPNVSLGYEIFDHCSEFQYFPGIFKLISFNGSIEVLDEKHKNMFKMTKMIGVVGPYSSTETVTIAQLFMTDLIPMVNYGASSSEFSEKAKYPSFLRTVHSNGEIIEVIVSILLHFKWTWVAFLNSDDDFGFDGLRLFIKRIKDTEICLPFTKTLTDETNHSQMFKQIDLQRIHIIVAYATKLTAGDLIRSAIRLNVTNKVWIAGDTWSLNKILPKEKGIHNIGTVLGVSQSVVTVPGFSDFIHSSKSRIQCGNAKQPTLCNQVCNCDNLTAEELISADPSFSFAVYCAVHALANALHNALQCEAGQCNDNITLSPYMVLAELKKSNFVLMNQTIRFDQNGNPRFGSYSIVFWNQSGDAQKIGFYDFYPSVHYFINGTKVKWYSGEEVPTSQCSPPCDVGYAKWQDGIHKCCFTCQLCRNGTYVNSTEDPYKCMDCKETEWSAEGSTSCTLRLVEYIPFTDSGAILIMFGASALVGLSLAMSGLFAVNYNTPVVRSAGGPMCFLILGCLSLCSLSIYFYFGKPTLSYCILRFLPFSLFYTVCLACFVVRSFQIVCVFKMAAKFPKLHSWWMKYHGQWLVITVAFVTQALLITIGYSNAPPRPYNETVWYPDKIILSCDFSLECVSGPVSLLLCLCCLCFIFSYMGKDLPKNYNEAKAITFCLLLLILTWIIFATGYILYRGRYIQTLNAVAVLSSLYSFLLWYFLPKCYIIIFQPKKNTQQYFQGLIQNYTKTISQ